GACGATCAAAAAGTCTTGACTGGAGAACATCAAGGATGTTGCAGATGGTGGCGTCTTCTTGCTGCACAAGACTTTCATTGTCTTTGAGTCTTGCACCCACACCAGCACCTGGACCTTTGCAACAGGTATAGCCGGCCAAGCCAAGGTAATAATCCCTGCAGTGTATGATATCTTGGGCTGTGGAGCAGGGAGATCTCGCGGTACAGACGGAAAATTCCAAGCGGCGCCGAAGATGCCCCGGACTTGAGCGGCGTTTGTCGCGCGGACCTGCACCGTGCTTGGGTATGGCTCTTTTAGGTTGTCAATATCCAGAACAACTGACGTGTCCGAGCGCCGCGTGGTAGAAGAAGGGGAGACGGTAGTAACTCCGGAAAGCAAGAGTTCAAATGTCAAGGGTCCAGCCGCTCGCGAGGCGCTTTCGATATGGAGAACTAAACTCTTTGAGGGAACAACATAGTGGGACTCAATCGCATCAATAGTCCATAGTGGAATGTTGGACACAACGAAGGATAAGGTGGTGTAGAGCCCGATGGCTGAGATCTTGGTAGACTTTTGACGAGCGGCAAGGACAATGTGGTACCCTTCTTGAAATGATGGGTCCTGTACCGAAGCAAGACGTTGTCCCTCCTTTGTTGCTTGGAATCCGATTGTGGCCGTGGTCTCAGGCTCAACAGTCACCGCATTCAGGACCACCAGTTCGCAATCGTCTTGTGACTGCCCCGGAAGATCCCAGGTGGCCATGACAGTTAGACAGGCCATGCTGGCAGTCAGATTGAGTGGTGGTGGCAATATCTCTATTGACTGAGAGGAAGTGTACGGCGAGTCACGGATCTCGGCTGGCTCAGAGCTCAACGTCTTTGCGACAGCGCGTATTCCAGTAGTGGTAGGAGTGCATGCTTCAACCTCCAACACGCGGACTTGTTTCGCAAAATCAGAAGTTGCAGCAATGCGTACACTGGTCGAATACAGTGGCCGAGATGCGGCAAGATCATCTTGAGCGACGATACAGATCCGATAGTCTCCTGGCGCTACCCTTGGCATACTGACTGTGAGATGGGTTCCGTTTATGACAGACGGGAAGTCTAGTCGGACTTCCTTGGGAGGGATCATGGATGGCATATGAGTAAGCGTCTGGGCTGGGTGCCACAACCCCTGCACCACAGTCTTGCCAAAAGACGCCTTGGCCCGAACCCACATCCATATCGAAGGCGCACTAAGAAATACTCTAGTGGGTGGCGTGGTGAAGGTTCGTGAAGCACTCGCAGTTGACATCTCAATCGCGTCAGGGTTATTTATGTCATCTCTTGGACTAAAGATGATGTCCCAAGAGAGAGGAGTAGCATCAGCCTGGAACTTGAGAGGCACCTTGGACCAGTCTAGCATAATTGTCTCGTCGTCTTTGAAGCTGGTTGAGATTGGAACTTGAGGATCGAGGCTGAGTCCCTGGACAAGGCGCTCCTTCAACTCAGCAACCTTGGCCtcagccttttccttttgttgcttagcctcagcagccttcttcttcaactcatccGCTTTGCCAGGAGCCATGACACTGTAGACCCCAACCAGTGAGCCCATCAAGCCAAACAATGTGATTAAGCCGTCGAGAAGACCCTCAGCCGTGGCCAATGAGCCTCCCACGACTTCAATACTGCTGCTCGCACTGCTCCGACCAACCTCTTCATCGATTCTTTGTCGGTTGCTTCTGACATCTCTCTCGTTCTCTTCGACCAGTTGATTGGCTCGTTCTCTGACGTTTGGCCTGTCCACTCGACGGCAAATAAGTGCTGTGATGGTCTGTTGCATGTATTCCTTTACCACCAGAGCCCCGAAAAACGTAGCCAGTTTCTCGGGCTGCTGCAAGAGCTGCAAGGCTATAGATGAGATATTATCCACCAGCATCTTCACGATCGCCGCTCCAAGCTGATCCAAGGATAGCTTCTTGGAGACCTGTATAGAGATTTCTGGTAAGGGTATCTTTGCGATTGTAACTGGAGGTTCGAGGACGATCTTGACATCCCATGTGCCTGAAAAGTTCAGCAGAAGATGCGTGTCGCTAACTGACGCGCCCTTGAACTCCATATTGTACTGCGTCGTGATAATCTCCTTGAAGATAAGCTGCACGATCTTCTCGCACGTCATCTCTCGGCCTGATGCTTCCTTCAGACCTTCTGCAAACGCCACGGTCGAAAGATTGTCTTTCAGATCCTGGTAGGTAGACCATTTATTGATGCTCATCAACCCCGTCTTGTTGTCGTACGTCAGCGTCACTGTGGGATTTGACAAACCCAGGATCGTATCTGTGCCCCGGTAACTGCCTGTGGCCGAGTATAGCTCTCGTCCCAGCTGGTACTTGAGGTCTATATGGAACCCGCTCTTCATGAACAGCGTGAGATCAGCTTTCGCTCCGTATACAGCCTGCAATGTCCAGGTTAGTTATATCCTTACGCCGGTCTTGTCTGGGTAATACTCACAGCACTTTCGTCTTTAACAGTGATAATCGAAACCGTTGTGTTATTGAACTTGGCAAACGACAGGTCAACAGTACCTTCGTAAGTCGCGGCGACCGTGAGGCCAGACTGGTCAAGGGGTATGGTTGCCGATACTGTAAAATCATAACCAAAAAAGCCGACAAGCGCTCTTACATGGTAACCCTGCTCGTAAGACATCTTATCACTATCAACAAAGTCTTTGGAGGCGTAATATACAGTTGCAGCTTTGAAGATCAGCCTACTGTATCCTATAGGCCATGAGGGGGAAGTCGCGCTATTTGGCTGTATGATGTCTCTGAACACATCATCGGTTGTCAGATCCCGTTGTTTAACAGCCGATAGTTTGGGATCAGGTAGCTCCGTGAGTAGGACCAATGCCACAACAGTAGGCTTCAAGTCTTGAtcgaagatgatgagtgaAGAGAACTTCAAAGAAGAGGATCCAATGCTCCCACTGCCTTTGAAGGTGTAAACAGCACTCTTTGGCTCCGTATGACGAATGACTCCTTTTAGAGTGGCCAGTTCGATTTGTGCATTGAACATAGTGCCAAATGGCTTTTGTAAGGGACCGGAAGTTTTGCCAGTCAGGGAAAATTCGGTAAGGATAGGTGTCACAGTGAGGGAGGCCGTTATCGTAAACGGGTCTTTGGTCAAGGATAGCAACTTCATTTGTGCGTCGACAGCAAtagttggttggttggcaCCCGCAGCCGGAGTATACGTGCCTTGGCCCGATACCACCATGGTACCTCCTAGAAGGTACAAATTGTTCACACTCATACCGTAAATGGTACGTGTCTGGTCGGACTTGTCGATGTTGGCAAACAGCGTAATAACTCCACCCTGATTCAAGTCCATGCTCCCCTCCAGAGCCTTTACCAAAGGTGAGGGGTTGGGCTGCTGGAGTTGAACAGTCGCAAAGAACCAGCCGCCAGGGTCCagcctcttttctttatCCATGGTAGTAAGGATGGATGATGAATCTTCTATTTTGATGTCTTCAGCAATCGCTGCCGTTTTGATCAAGACGAGCTCGTCCTTCAGCCCACCGACAGTTCCGTGGTAACCTATAATCTGAGCTCCAATCTGACTCAGCTTGAATGTGGACATGACCGGCTCCTTTGTCTTCTCCCATATCTTGGTTAGATTGGTGCAGGATACGGAGAAGAAGTAGCTGTGTCTGGTGGGGTCGTTGGTGTCAGGGCGGGCGAATATCGTTGCATCTCCCAGGTCGTCAATATGCGCACATAGGAACAGTTTGCCCTTGCTCCTAGAGAGATCGGCATACAGGTAGACATTAGTGGACGGAAAGTTAATATCGGCAGTTCCATCTGGCGAAACACAGTCCCAGGCCAGCTGTTTATTGGAACTCATGTTTTGAGAAAGCCGCACAAGTTCCTTGTTGTCGTTTGTCGTCTTTTGCAGTACAGCCGTCAACACTGGGTCGTGTGAAGATCCAATTCGAAGTCTGGCTCGGATCTCTGTCTTGCTGGCGAAGTCGGTGATGGTCAGCTTTCCCGTGATGAAAGCGCTATATTCTGTGCCTTCGGGTAAGAGGAGAGAGCCCTGGTTCGTCTTCTTGACGGTGATCTCCCCGCCTATCTCGGCAAGATCGATGGGAACGCCGTTGGACTCGTAGCCCCATTGCATGCTCCCGACTCCCGAGATTTGCAACGACTTTTTGATCACCAAGTGAACTTCAACCTGCCGGAGACCTATCTTTGGCATTCCAAGATGCTCGGGGATCGCGTACTTGTCTGCCGAGAGGAACTGGCCTGCCATCTTCTCGAATGACAAAGGAGGAGCAGCATCTTGCTTGATGTAAATACCATGAAATTCCCGTCCCTCCTTTGTCTGGATGTAAGCGACGCGTATGGGACCCTGGAAACCCTGGAAGATCAGATCTCCAATGACCTTGGCTGTGATAGATACTGTTTCATCCTTTTTGTCCTTTGTGTAGTGTACTCCGAGACCAATGTTTTGAAGAGTGACTGTATCAAAGATTGACAGCGTTCCGGTAGATACGGCCACAGCATCCAATGCTCTAACAATAAGAGTGCCCCGTTCTGTCTCCGTCGCCTGACGAACCTCTATAGTTGCTGACATTTCTATTACGTTTAGGCTGAAAAATTCGGGACATCCTTCGGGTTCGATAAAGGTTGGCTTGGAGAAGCCAAACAGTGTCAGAAGGCCAGTCAGCGTCAAGGGTTCCGTCTTGGAGATGGGTTCAAGCGATGCTTTGACCATCGCTGGCTCATCACCCTTCGCGATACAGCTGATGGATATCCTAGCTGCTGCTGTCCCATTACGTACTTGTCCCAACAACAGAAGTGAAGCGGGCTTAGGTTCTGGTAGCTTTGATACAGCGGCAGTGTACTCAATGAGAAGGGTAGTCACAGTTAGATTGTTCACCTTGACCGTCGCCGTCTCCCCCAACTCCAGCTTGAAGTACTTCACAACGTTTGAAGGGCCAGTATCTATGGTAAGCCGACCCTGGCGAAAGGCCAGTGTCCCAATGGCTGGTACAAGAGCGTTGGTGATCTTATCTCCAAGTAAGGTCTTGAGTATATCCGTGACGAGAACGGTCTGAAATGCCTCGATGTTGAGACTAAGTTCCTCGATGGCAGAGTCGTACGAAAGGTGAGCCATGACGGCGTTCTTGTTGAACATAGCAGCAATGGTGAACTTGTATTCTGTCTTGCCACTACCGAGCGGGCTTTCGCTGCTAGTGTAGAAAACGTCGACCTTGACTGAGTTGAGGCCAATAAAACCAATCTCCAGTCCGTCATCCCAGTTGAAGCCGAGCTCACAACCCAAGATCTTAGCATTTTTGCTACTGGCGACGGGATAGCCGATTGTAAAGCGGGCATACATGAGCTGAACCTCCAGGATGGATTTGACAAGAACCGGCAGGGAATTTAGGGCATTGGGAAGCCCAAGCGCATCGATCATGTCTAATACTGAGATTCCCTCGGGAACTTCGATGCTGAGACTCCCTAAAATGTTGTCATTCATGGTTAATAGATGAGCGTGGTAGGTTCTTAAGAGCGATGGGAAGACTTACCAACTTTATCTTTTTGGGGTAGCTTAAAGGAGGCTCTGGCAATAGTGTTGATCTTCTCTATGATAAAGTCGGCCTGCATAGAGGCGTGATAAACTCCATCCAAATACTCCGTGTCTATGGTGCCATCCCTCACCATTAGCACGTCTGGCAGCACCCTTAAGTTGCCAACACTGATCCTAAGAGACCAGTCTCCAAAGCTCCACCCCGAAGTAGTGCTCTTCTCCACGGCGAGTGATATTTGGTGGATGAGAAAGGTGGTGTCTGGACTCGCATGCATGGGAAGTACATTGTTGATATCATCGAATGTAACTGTGTCAGTTATACCTACACCTTCGAGAAAATCGTATATGAAGAGGCTTTGATTCGAGGGCGATATCCAAAGCCGAAACTCATACGAGTCAGATTTGGGCAGTGGGTTGGCGGAGAAAGTTACATCGATATCGCAAGGTGGTGTGGTTTTCATGCGTGCCTTGTAGTTAACTTGAACTCCCACCGATATATGGTTGGCATCGAGAGGGTTATACACCTGAACCTTGACGTCTCCTTTAACTTTGGGAACCgatgaaggaagaaagtttTGCCACTCGTCAAAGTCTGTAGAGGCCCATACACGCGACAATACGCAATGGGAATGCGCAGTAACAGGCTGAGTTACCGCGAAGCCAACCTGAGATGGGCTAAGGGACTGCAGGGTAAAGCCCTTACCATTCAGCGGGACGGCTTCTGTAAACCTCATGGTGCCTGAAAGCTCGGTGACGAGGTCGTGTAGCGATTGAGTGCCGTCGATGGTGAACTCGACCTCAGGATGCTCCCTGTCTTGCCCTTCTATCACACATCTCAGGTTTACTATAAGGCCTTGTTTCTTGGCGGTTGCAAATCTGGCCGTGCCCGTAAGTATAATAGTCTCACCGGGGCTTGTTGCATTGTATACTGAGAGACCCAAGGTTTGTATCACGAGATTGACTCCAGCGAACGAGATGTGAGGGTCGaaaggcttgggcttggattCACCTTCAAGCACGCCAACGGCCGTGTCGAGATTGCATTTGATGTCCACTTGATGGATCAAGGGCATGTTTCCTGGAAGCATGGTCACCCGGGCGCGTGATTTTTCGAGATCGGGAACTAGACGTAGAATCCCTGAGAGCAGCAGTGATGCAGGAGTCTCTTGGTAGAGAAGTGAATAGATTTTGGAGTCGGAATTGATCAGGTATCCGAGCAGTTTCGGAAGTTGAACCTTCGTAAGTTCTTCGGGTTTGACACCCATACCGATCAAGGACTTTCTGAGAGTTGAAGCGTGCTTTGCCCCAGGTACCTCTCTCTTGACCACAACTTCAGTCTTTGTCGTGGTTTTGACGTCTAGTTTGGCTTTGATCAAGTCTTGCTTGTCCCAAGATAGGTCAAATGTAACCTCCTTGACAAGAAAGGTCTCGGATCCAAGCTGGATGGTGGCATTGTCTGGGATtaagaagatgatgcttgCTGACTGGACTTCAACACTGACTTCATCAAAATCGTACTCAACGACCGACTTGTCAAGGTGGATTTGATAGTTGAGCACTGCAGTCTCGAAGTTATTATGCAGGTCCAGGGCCATCACGATTTCGTTGCTCGTCAACgcctcaatggccttgcTTGCAGTTGAGATAGTAGTAGGGTCGAGCACTGATGCGATGCAAAACGACCTGAAACTCGGAGGCCCATGGGGTAATCTGGGGATGGCGGGCATGAGAATCTTGTTCTTTGGGTCCAGCTCAATGACAAAATAGACTAGCTGGTAACCTGGTGGTAGTGGACTTTTGTGATCCTCGATTACGAGCGTTGGGACCAACGACACTGTCTTGATGTAAAAGGCTTTCTTTGTACCCGCAACTTTCCAGTATAGCAAAGTCTTTGTACTTTTGCCCCAGACTGCGGTGATCTTTTCCATCCAAATATCCATCGTTTTCCACTTGTTGTCGGTGACCATCCACTGTTTGACGACCAAATGACGGGTCTCGTCTTCGCCTGTCGGGCTAGTCGAGCCTTGAGTGATCCAAGCGTATTCGACGAGAAGATTTTTTGGGGGCACAATGGACCATGGGACTAGATCTGGGGTGTCCCGTGAGATGTCTAAACACACTTTCTGGGTGATATCGGGGGGTACGATGCTGCAGAAGATAGGTCCGAGGTCTCGCTCACCCAGGTGTGAGGTGTCTGCCTCAACATCCGCACGGAAATCTATCCTCTCGGCTATTTTCTTGCGATcaaaagatatttcctccGTGGCAGAAGTCGTGTCTCGATCTAGACCTTTGAAGTCGTCGCTGGCATCCAAGCTCATGTAGCATCTGCCCTTCAAGACTCTGATGGTTAGGCCGGTCGACAATGTTTTCCAGTCGACACCTGTGGCTTCAGCTAGGTCCTCCAAACCTGGCAAGTCCACGGCTGATCCATCAGTCACGTAGAGTGTGCCGCCCTTGGTTTTGTCTTTGTTCTTCAGCTGATCGTTGATGGCCAAGGCCAGACCTAGAATGGTTTCCGGAGACGGATGCTTGTGGTGATAGTTAGCGCTGATGACATAGGCGTCGGCAacaaaggttgagaagaatTTCCTGATCTGGCCAACGGCCATATATCGCAGAAACTCCCTTCTCCCCGCTTCCCAGTCAGTAGACTTTTCCCACCACTTCGTTTTCTCCCCTGAAGCTAAAAAAAACGCAGCATACGCCGGGTCTGTAGCTGGGATTTTCTTCACTTCAGCCAACACCTCCCTGTATAATGTTGATGGTATTGGTCTAAGATTGCCCTCAATTTCTCTCATTTCTTTGTCATCTTCCCAACGCTGGGACCAGTAAGTGTATTTACCGTAACGATTGTCGAGTCTTCCTTTGTACAACTTGAGCCTCTTTTCGACCCCGAATTTTTTGTGCTTCTTTTTGAGAATTTCTATAATTTTCGATGGTCCTTTTCCCTTGAGATTCCATTTGGGATACAAAATGGCTTCAAACCAGTCTCGTACCACTGCCTCCTTGCCAACGTTGGCATGGATTATGTTGCGGTCATCCTGAATCTGGGTATTGACCATACTGCCATGGTGCTGGATCTTGTAAATAGAGAGCTTCGTTGGAGGCTTTTGGGCCGTGATCTTCCATCCGACATTGTCGCCAGTGAAATACATTGTCCCTTCCACTTCCATCTTGGCCGGAACAGTTCTCATCAAAATACTCTCCAAGTTGATCCAGGATTTATCTGGATTATAATTTGGGCCACCTCCGAGTTTGGGTTTGGGATACCATTTCAGAATTGACTTTGGGTCGGGATAGTCAACCTGAATACCATCATACTCAAAGCCCTTACCCTCAGTCCATTCCAATTCATCGACCAACTGCTCGCGAGTGTTCTTGAGGCCCCAGGAACCGTCACAGAATGGCTGATAAAAGTTTCCATTGAACGTGAAATCATATGGCCTTTTGGCGAGAGCATAATTGAGGAATGCCAAGAGCCCATCGAGATGGTCATCGTGTGGGTgtgagttgatgatggcacTTGGTTCAAATTTGACCTTGTCGTTGTTGGAGATGCGAGTTTTCCAGATATGCTGCCCAGCTGCGAAGAGATACTTACTATAGGGAGCATCATTTCCACCGGGTCTTTTTTGGTATGGTTTTTTGTAAAGGGTTGGCCCCGAAGGGTTTGGGGCAATCTCGTAAACTAAAGGCCCTCCATCAAGCAGGACAAGatgctttttttttgttttatCGGTCCATTCTATGTACATGGCATCGCCGCGACCTGCGTAGATGACGTGAAGACGAGGGCTGTAATCGTTCATGTTAAGACTCACAAATGTGTTATAATATTTCGATCAAATTGCAATAAGAGAAGAGATTGTAATTGAGTAGGATGTTAAAGATCAGGGTCACCAAGAAATGTTCACTTCGGGACTATGACAAGAATCGCCTTTAGCAATCGCTGACAAGCTAGTCTGAGCACGTTGCATTACTCTACGGATACCAAAATACAAAGTAAAATGCATGTTTTGCCGAGAAAACCGTTGTCACATACCAGTCTCGAGTGTAGGTTCGGTCACAGTTTTGACAAACGCCCGTCATCAGCCACATTCAAGGATTGGCTGTGGATTCAACCGCTTTCGCTCACA
The window above is part of the Fusarium musae strain F31 chromosome 6, whole genome shotgun sequence genome. Proteins encoded here:
- a CDS encoding hypothetical protein (EggNog:ENOG41), whose product is MNDYSPRLHVIYAGRGDAMYIEWTDKTKKKHLVLLDGGPLVYEIAPNPSGPTLYKKPYQKRPGGNDAPYSKYLFAAGQHIWKTRISNNDKVKFEPSAIINSHPHDDHLDGLLAFLNYALAKRPYDFTFNGNFYQPFCDGSWGLKNTREQLVDELEWTEGKGFEYDGIQVDYPDPKSILKWYPKPKLGGGPNYNPDKSWINLESILMRTVPAKMEVEGTMYFTGDNVGWKITAQKPPTKLSIYKIQHHGSMVNTQIQDDRNIIHANVGKEAVVRDWFEAILYPKWNLKGKGPSKIIEILKKKHKKFGVEKRLKLYKGRLDNRYGKYTYWSQRWEDDKEMREIEGNLRPIPSTLYREVLAEVKKIPATDPAYAAFFLASGEKTKWWEKSTDWEAGRREFLRYMAVGQIRKFFSTFVADAYVISANYHHKHPSPETILGLALAINDQLKNKDKTKGGTLYVTDGSAVDLPGLEDLAEATGVDWKTLSTGLTIRVLKGRCYMSLDASDDFKGLDRDTTSATEEISFDRKKIAERIDFRADVEADTSHLGERDLGPIFCSIVPPDITQKVCLDISRDTPDLVPWSIVPPKNLLVEYAWITQGSTSPTGEDETRHLVVKQWMVTDNKWKTMDIWMEKITAVWGKSTKTLLYWKVAGTKKAFYIKTVSLVPTLVIEDHKSPLPPGYQLVYFVIELDPKNKILMPAIPRLPHGPPSFRSFCIASVLDPTTISTASKAIEALTSNEIVMALDLHNNFETAVLNYQIHLDKSVVEYDFDEVSVEVQSASIIFLIPDNATIQLGSETFLVKEVTFDLSWDKQDLIKAKLDVKTTTKTEVVVKREVPGAKHASTLRKSLIGMGVKPEELTKVQLPKLLGYLINSDSKIYSLLYQETPASLLLSGILRLVPDLEKSRARVTMLPGNMPLIHQVDIKCNLDTAVGVLEGESKPKPFDPHISFAGVNLVIQTLGLSVYNATSPGETIILTGTARFATAKKQGLIVNLRCVIEGQDREHPEVEFTIDGTQSLHDLVTELSGTMRFTEAVPLNGKGFTLQSLSPSQVGFAVTQPVTAHSHCVLSRVWASTDFDEWQNFLPSSVPKVKGDVKVQVYNPLDANHISVGVQVNYKARMKTTPPCDIDVTFSANPLPKSDSYEFRLWISPSNQSLFIYDFLEGVGITDTVTFDDINNVLPMHASPDTTFLIHQISLAVEKSTTSGWSFGDWSLRISVGNLRVLPDVLMVRDGTIDTEYLDGVYHASMQADFIIEKINTIARASFKLPQKDKVGSLSIEVPEGISVLDMIDALGLPNALNSLPVLVKSILEVQLMYARFTIGYPVASSKNAKILGCELGFNWDDGLEIGFIGLNSVKVDVFYTSSESPLGSGKTEYKFTIAAMFNKNAVMAHLSYDSAIEELSLNIEAFQTVLVTDILKTLLGDKITNALVPAIGTLAFRQGRLTIDTGPSNVVKYFKLELGETATVKVNNLTVTTLLIEYTAAVSKLPEPKPASLLLLGQVRNGTAAARISISCIAKGDEPAMVKASLEPISKTEPLTLTGLLTLFGFSKPTFIEPEGCPEFFSLNVIEMSATIEVRQATETERGTLIVRALDAVAVSTGTLSIFDTVTLQNIGLGVHYTKDKKDETVSITAKVIGDLIFQGFQGPIRVAYIQTKEGREFHGIYIKQDAAPPLSFEKMAGQFLSADKYAIPEHLGMPKIGLRQVEVHLVIKKSLQISGVGSMQWGYESNGVPIDLAEIGGEITVKKTNQGSLLLPEGTEYSAFITGKLTITDFASKTEIRARLRIGSSHDPVLTAVLQKTTNDNKELVRLSQNMSSNKQLAWDCVSPDGTADINFPSTNVYLYADLSRSKGKLFLCAHIDDLGDATIFARPDTNDPTRHSYFFSVSCTNLTKIWEKTKEPVMSTFKLSQIGAQIIGYHGTVGGLKDELVLIKTAAIAEDIKIEDSSSILTTMDKEKRLDPGGWFFATVQLQQPNPSPLVKALEGSMDLNQGGVITLFANIDKSDQTRTIYGMSVNNLYLLGGTMVVSGQGTYTPAAGANQPTIAVDAQMKLLSLTKDPFTITASLTVTPILTEFSLTGKTSGPLQKPFGTMFNAQIELATLKGVIRHTEPKSAVYTFKGSGSIGSSSLKFSSLIIFDQDLKPTVVALVLLTELPDPKLSAVKQRDLTTDDVFRDIIQPNSATSPSWPIGYSRLIFKAATVYYASKDFVDSDKMSYEQGYHVRALVGFFGYDFTVSATIPLDQSGLTVAATYEGTVDLSFAKFNNTTVSIITVKDESAAVYGAKADLTLFMKSGFHIDLKYQLGRELYSATGSYRGTDTILGLSNPTVTLTYDNKTGLMSINKWSTYQDLKDNLSTVAFAEGLKEASGREMTCEKIVQLIFKEIITTQYNMEFKGASVSDTHLLLNFSGTWDVKIVLEPPVTIAKIPLPEISIQVSKKLSLDQLGAAIVKMLVDNISSIALQLLQQPEKLATFFGALVVKEYMQQTITALICRRVDRPNVRERANQLVEENERDVRSNRQRIDEEVGRSSASSSIEVVGGSLATAEGLLDGLITLFGLMGSLVGVYSVMAPGKADELKKKAAEAKQQKEKAEAKVAELKERLVQGLSLDPQVPISTSFKDDETIMLDWSKVPLKFQADATPLSWDIIFSPRDDINNPDAIEMSTASASRTFTTPPTRVFLSAPSIWMWVRAKASFGKTVVQGLWHPAQTLTHMPSMIPPKEVRLDFPSVINGTHLTVSMPRVAPGDYRICIVAQDDLAASRPLYSTSVRIAATSDFAKQVRVLEVEACTPTTTGIRAVAKTLSSEPAEIRDSPYTSSQSIEILPPPLNLTASMACLTVMATWDLPGQSQDDCELVVLNAVTVEPETTATIGFQATKEGQRLASVQDPSFQEGYHIVLAARQKSTKISAIGLYTTLSFVVSNIPLWTIDAIESHYVVPSKSLVLHIESASRAAGPLTFELLLSGVTTVSPSSTTRRSDTSVVLDIDNLKEPYPSTVQVRATNAAQVRGIFGAAWNFPSVPRDLPAPQPKISYTAGIITLAWPAIPVAKVQVLVWVQDSKTMKVLCSKKTPPSATSLMFSSQDFLIVPGMDLIFTLNSRLDNIRGSTTMVSYEIADMNKGWGTPHELIIPAPETKVTYSAVTAYSVPQPMDSTLFWASNSAKKITKLDWNTGNWLASTITSPSIDGLGFCSITNTSRHTGHKECFYIREDGIIRGFLYFGSGGGWSPQTYAFATETANLNNGGVIDAVSPNSTTSLLCWVARDGSLRYSVWGSGTRAWSVANYAAEPQSATITEAGFIRATSQDGKGVHVFYRGRDGDLRGVFCNLVSDGGSMTWKGFTIHTDPDTRPRGSALCVSGVGTPIRIFWSSATGRVVEAHRDGEDLDSWKVQSVTGADSVGTSNMTAVYRDSATMCLWWITPGGAICRGDGNISTDGKISDWTVTKQLPDCTALSTTASPWPPGVTSNFYTTSHSSVMSIFWVSPDQVLMGQTWSRDH